GGGCGCGATCACCGGTCGCGCGATCTACGAGGGCACCCTCGACTTCGCCGCCGCCCAGGCGCGCGCGGACGAACTCAACGGCGTGACCGAATGACCTTCTCCTGCGAGCGCCGCTGATGCTTGCCAAGCGCATCATTCCCTGCCTGGACGTGAAGTCCGGGCGCGTGGTCAAGGGCGTCAATTTCGTCGAACTGCGCGACGCCGGCGATCCGGTCGAGATCGCCCGCCGCTACGACGAGCAGGGCGCCGACGAGATCACCTTCCTCGACATCACCGCCAGCTCGGACGATCGCGACATCATCCTCCACGTGGTCGAGCAGGTCGCCGAGCAGGTCTTCATCCCGCTCACCGTCGGCGGCGGCGTGCGCGTGGTCGAGGACGTGCGCCGGCTGCTCAACGCCGGGGCCGACAAGGTCAGCATGAACACCGCGGCGGTCAACAACCCGCAACTGGTGCATGACGCCTCGAGCAAGGTCGGCAGCCAGTGCATCGTGGTGGCGATCGACGCCAAGCAGACCGCGCCCGGCAAGTGGGAGGTGTTCACCCACGGCGGGCGCAACAACACCGGGCTCGACGCCATCGAGTGGGCGCGCAAGGTCGAGTCCCTGGGCGCGGGCGAGATCCTGCTCACCAGCATGGACCGCGACGGCACCAAGAGCGGCTTCGACCTCGCGCTGACGCGTGCGGTGTCGGATGCGGTACGCATCCCGGTGATCGCCAGCGGCGGCGTCGGCACCCTCGAGCATCTCGCCGAGGGCGTCACCGAAGGTCGCGCCGACGCGGTGCTGGCGGCGAGCATCTTCCATTTCGGACAGCACACCGTGCGCGAGGCCAAGGAGCTGATGCGCGCGCGCGGCATCGAGGTGCGGCTGTGAGCACGAACACGCGCTGGTTGAACGAAATCACATGGGACGAACACGGCCTGGTGCCGGTGATCGCGCAGGAAGCCTCCACCGGCGACGTGCTGATGTTCGCGTGGATGAACCGCGAGGCCCTGCAGCGCACCGCCGAGACCGGCGAAGCCATCTACTGGTCACGTTCGCGCCGTAAGCTGTGGCACAAGGGCGAAGAGTCCGGCCACGTGCAGAAGGTGCTCGACATCCGGATCGACTGCGACAACGACGTCGTGCTGCTGAAGATCGAGCAGGTCGGCGGCATCGCCTGCCACACCGGGCGCCACAGCTGCTTCTTCCAGAAGTATTTCGCCGACGGCCGCTGGGAGGCCGTCGAACCGGTTTTGAAAGACCCGCAGGAGATCTACAAATGATCGATATCGAAGTGCTGCATCGCGTCGCCGACACCCTGGCCGCGCGCAAGAAGGCCGATCCGGACTCCTCCTACGTCTCCAGCCTGTACCAGAAGGGCACCGACGCGATCTGCAAGAAGGTCGCCGAAGAGGCCGCCGAGACCATCATGGCGGCCAAGGACAAGGACATGCTGCACCTGGTGTGGGAGGTGACCGACCTGTGGTTCCACTCCATGGTGCTGCTCGCCCACCACGGCCTGTCGGTGGACGACGTGCTCGCCGAGTTCCGCCGCCGCGAGGGCGTGTCGGGCATCGACGAGAAGAAGTCGCGCACCGCCCAGGGGGCCAGCGCATGAGCGACTGCGTCTTCTGCCGCATCGTGCGCGGCGAGATCCCGTCGAAGAAGGTGTATGAGGACGAGCACGTCTACGCCTTCCACGACATCAACCCGGTCGCGCCGGTGCATGTCCTGGTCGTTCCCAAGGTCCATGTCGACTCGATGGCGCACCTCGGCGAGGAACACGAGGCGGCGATGGGGCGTCTGATGATTGCGGCGGGCAGGATTGCCCGCGAGCAAGGTTGTACCGACGGCTTCCGCACGATCGTGAACACCGGAAGGGTCGGCCTGCAGGAGGTGTATCATCTGCACCTTCACATTCTGGGCGGGTCCAATCCCCTGCCGCCCATGTTGAAGCGTTAAGGAGAGCGGTATGGGTTCTTTGAGCATCTGGCACTGGCTGATCGTGCTGGTCATCGTCCTCTTGGTGTTCGGCACCAAGAAGCTGCGCAACATCGGTTCCGACCTGGGTGGCGCGGTGAAGGGCTTCAAGGAAGGCATGAAGGAAGCCGATGGCGGCGCCGCTGGCGATGCCGGCCAGCAGAAGATCGCGGGTGACGGCCAGACGATCGAGGGCGAAGCGCGCGAGAAGGTCGACCAGAACCGGTCCTGAGCGACGCGTCTCGACACCCGAGGGGCGCCCTGACAGGAGCGCCCCTTCGTTTTAACGCGGCACAGCGCAGGCGTGCCGCGTCTCGAGCGAGCAAACATGTTCGACTTCGGTTTTTCGGAACTCATCGTGATCGGTATCGTGATGCTGGTCGTGGTCGGGCCTGAGCGCCTGCCCAAGGTCGCACGCACCGCCGGTCATCTGCTCGGGCGCGTCCAGCGCTACGTCTCGGACGTGAAATCCGACATCCAGCGCGAGATGCAGCTCGAGGAACTGAAGAAGCTCCAGGAGCAGGTCAGGCACCAGGCCCAGGAACTCGAGTCCTCGGTGCGTTCCGGCGCGGCGAACGTCGAGTCGGAGGTCGGCCGTACCGCCGGAGAACTGCGCTCGATGCTGCCCGAGGGCGGCAGTGCGCAGCCTGGCGCGAGCGCGCGGGCCGATGCGGCGCCCGCAGCCGCGGAGCACGGGGGCGCGGCGACCGGTAGCCAGCTGCTGGCCCAGGATCGTCCGGCGGCTGCCGAGCCCCGTCCGCAACTCGAGCTCGGGCTCGATGCGTCCGCACGTCGCGACGCCAGCGCAGACAAGAACAAGGTATGACCGAACAACAGGAAACCTTCATCGCGCATCTCATCGAGCTGCGCGACCGCCTGATCCGTGCGCTCCTTGCGCTCGTCATCGTCTTCGTGTGCCTGATGCCGTGGGCCGGCGACATCTACGACATCCTCGCCAAACCGATGATGGACACGCTGCCCGCGGGCACCAACATGATCGCGACCGGCGTGGTGACGCCCTTCTTCGTGCCGGTGAAGGTGACGATGATGGTCGCCTTCGTGTTCGCGCTGCCCTGGGTCCTGTACCAGGCCTGGGCCTTCATCGCCCCCGGGCTGTATGCGCACGAGAAGCGCCTGGCCCTGCCGCTGGTGCTCGGCAGCACCCTGCTGTTCCTGATCGGCATGGCCTTCTGCTACTTTTTCGTATTCGGCATGGTGTTCAAGTTCATCGCCGAATTCGCGCCCAAGAGCATCGTGCCCGCGCCGGACATCGAGCAGTACCTGTCCTTCGTGATGTCGATGTTCATCGCCTTCGGCATCACCTTCGAGGTGCCGGTGGCGGTGATCCTGATGGTGAAGGCGGGCCTCGTCGATGTCGCCAAGCTGCGCGAGGCGCGCCCCTACGTGATCGTCGGCGCGTTCGTGATCGCCGCGGTGGTGACGCCGCCCGACGTGGT
This genomic stretch from Thauera sp. GDN1 harbors:
- the tatB gene encoding Sec-independent protein translocase protein TatB, whose amino-acid sequence is MFDFGFSELIVIGIVMLVVVGPERLPKVARTAGHLLGRVQRYVSDVKSDIQREMQLEELKKLQEQVRHQAQELESSVRSGAANVESEVGRTAGELRSMLPEGGSAQPGASARADAAPAAAEHGGAATGSQLLAQDRPAAAEPRPQLELGLDASARRDASADKNKV
- the hisF gene encoding imidazole glycerol phosphate synthase subunit HisF, with the translated sequence MMLAKRIIPCLDVKSGRVVKGVNFVELRDAGDPVEIARRYDEQGADEITFLDITASSDDRDIILHVVEQVAEQVFIPLTVGGGVRVVEDVRRLLNAGADKVSMNTAAVNNPQLVHDASSKVGSQCIVVAIDAKQTAPGKWEVFTHGGRNNTGLDAIEWARKVESLGAGEILLTSMDRDGTKSGFDLALTRAVSDAVRIPVIASGGVGTLEHLAEGVTEGRADAVLAASIFHFGQHTVREAKELMRARGIEVRL
- the tatA gene encoding Sec-independent protein translocase subunit TatA; protein product: MGSLSIWHWLIVLVIVLLVFGTKKLRNIGSDLGGAVKGFKEGMKEADGGAAGDAGQQKIAGDGQTIEGEAREKVDQNRS
- the tatC gene encoding twin-arginine translocase subunit TatC, whose protein sequence is MTEQQETFIAHLIELRDRLIRALLALVIVFVCLMPWAGDIYDILAKPMMDTLPAGTNMIATGVVTPFFVPVKVTMMVAFVFALPWVLYQAWAFIAPGLYAHEKRLALPLVLGSTLLFLIGMAFCYFFVFGMVFKFIAEFAPKSIVPAPDIEQYLSFVMSMFIAFGITFEVPVAVILMVKAGLVDVAKLREARPYVIVGAFVIAAVVTPPDVVSQFMLAVPMCLLYELGIILANMMSRPSPQQEAAADYVPPSLEDMDKELDRIEADEKRGGQG
- a CDS encoding phosphoribosyl-ATP diphosphatase — translated: MIDIEVLHRVADTLAARKKADPDSSYVSSLYQKGTDAICKKVAEEAAETIMAAKDKDMLHLVWEVTDLWFHSMVLLAHHGLSVDDVLAEFRRREGVSGIDEKKSRTAQGASA
- the hisI gene encoding phosphoribosyl-AMP cyclohydrolase, whose product is MSTNTRWLNEITWDEHGLVPVIAQEASTGDVLMFAWMNREALQRTAETGEAIYWSRSRRKLWHKGEESGHVQKVLDIRIDCDNDVVLLKIEQVGGIACHTGRHSCFFQKYFADGRWEAVEPVLKDPQEIYK
- a CDS encoding histidine triad nucleotide-binding protein, which codes for MSDCVFCRIVRGEIPSKKVYEDEHVYAFHDINPVAPVHVLVVPKVHVDSMAHLGEEHEAAMGRLMIAAGRIAREQGCTDGFRTIVNTGRVGLQEVYHLHLHILGGSNPLPPMLKR